A region of Pseudomonas putida DNA encodes the following proteins:
- a CDS encoding urea transporter has translation MYTKNFVNPCPDWATALLNGFSQVLLLRNPLCGLCCLLAILLTAPTLVGGALLGALAGLLTAQRRGYDRADRQAGLYCYNGVLIGILISAVLPWSAIMPPLIIAAGGLSSIITHQWRKRGGKLLIAYTAPFVLLGWGALLLAEPSAAPHVDADPLYALLRGVGQIFLLDKPMAGLLIVIGMYLANPYAATWAVIGSTIGGGVALLTDQAQAAWMGLYGFNAALAALAFSRQGERPWVTLLAIALALLLQTLFKLLPVAGLTAPFVTACWLMHLGNYLAELNQRRNTTRLHG, from the coding sequence ATGTACACCAAAAATTTCGTCAACCCGTGCCCTGACTGGGCCACGGCGCTGCTCAACGGCTTCAGCCAGGTGCTGCTGCTGCGCAACCCCCTGTGCGGCCTGTGCTGCCTGCTGGCCATCCTGCTGACCGCCCCTACACTGGTCGGCGGCGCACTGCTCGGCGCCCTCGCCGGCCTGCTCACCGCGCAACGTCGCGGCTATGACCGCGCTGACCGCCAGGCTGGGCTGTACTGCTACAACGGTGTGCTGATCGGCATCCTGATCAGTGCGGTACTGCCTTGGTCGGCGATCATGCCGCCGCTGATCATCGCTGCGGGCGGGTTGTCGAGCATCATTACCCACCAATGGCGCAAGCGTGGCGGCAAGCTGCTGATCGCCTACACCGCGCCATTCGTACTGCTGGGCTGGGGCGCCCTGCTACTGGCCGAACCCTCGGCCGCACCTCATGTGGATGCCGACCCGCTGTATGCACTGCTGCGTGGCGTGGGCCAGATCTTCCTGCTCGACAAACCAATGGCTGGCCTGCTGATCGTAATCGGGATGTACCTTGCCAACCCCTACGCGGCAACCTGGGCGGTGATCGGTTCTACCATCGGCGGTGGTGTGGCCTTGCTGACCGATCAGGCACAGGCTGCCTGGATGGGTTTGTACGGTTTCAATGCTGCATTGGCGGCACTGGCGTTCAGCAGGCAGGGCGAACGCCCGTGGGTGACACTGCTGGCGATTGCACTGGCCCTGTTACTGCAAACCCTGTTCAAATTGCTGCCCGTTGCCGGGCTAACCGCCCCCTTTGTCACCGCTTGCTGGCTTATGCACCTGGGCAACTACCTGGCTGAGCTCAATCAACGGCGTAACACAACGCGCTTGCACGGCTGA
- a CDS encoding ion transporter, translated as MNNPVSLRERLYVIVFQTDTVAGRRFDKTLLLIILASLVTVILDSIDEVHQGYAGLLAAIEWGFTAVFLVEYLTRLYCSPKPLRYAFSFYGLVDLLAIVPGVIAIYYSDAQYLLIIRVIRMLRIFRVLKLGQYLKQANYLMAALRGSKQKIIVFLVTVSTLVTVFGTLMYVIEGPEHGFTSIPKGIYWAIVTLTTVGFGDIVPKTPLGQVLSSLVMITGYSIIAVPTGIFTAELANAMRGEQLQHDCPTCRKSSHEHDASFCSRCGNGLFPKQ; from the coding sequence ATGAATAACCCTGTGAGCCTGCGTGAGCGGCTCTACGTCATCGTCTTCCAGACCGACACCGTGGCCGGAAGACGCTTTGACAAGACCCTTCTACTGATTATCCTCGCCAGCTTGGTCACGGTGATCCTCGACAGCATCGATGAGGTCCACCAGGGCTACGCCGGCCTGCTGGCTGCCATCGAATGGGGTTTCACCGCAGTTTTCCTTGTCGAGTACCTGACCCGCCTGTATTGCTCGCCCAAACCCCTGCGCTATGCCTTCAGCTTCTACGGCCTGGTCGACCTGCTGGCGATCGTCCCCGGGGTCATCGCCATCTACTACAGCGACGCGCAATACCTGCTGATCATCCGGGTCATCCGCATGCTGCGGATCTTCCGCGTGCTCAAGCTTGGCCAATACCTCAAGCAGGCCAATTACCTGATGGCCGCGCTGCGCGGCAGCAAGCAGAAGATCATCGTGTTTCTGGTCACTGTGTCCACCCTGGTGACCGTGTTCGGCACCTTGATGTACGTGATCGAAGGGCCGGAGCACGGCTTTACCAGCATTCCCAAGGGCATTTACTGGGCGATTGTCACCCTGACGACCGTGGGGTTCGGCGACATCGTGCCGAAGACGCCGCTGGGGCAGGTGCTGTCATCGCTGGTGATGATCACCGGTTATTCGATCATTGCCGTGCCTACCGGCATCTTTACCGCCGAGCTGGCCAATGCCATGCGCGGGGAACAGTTGCAGCATGACTGCCCAACCTGCCGCAAGAGCAGCCACGAACATGATGCGTCATTCTGTTCGCGCTGCGGCAATGGGCTATTTCCCAAGCAGTAA
- a CDS encoding glycerate kinase — MSVDPQKILRELFDTAIAAAHPRQVLEPYLPADRSGRVIVIGAGKAAAAMAEVVEKSWQGEVSGLVVTRYGHGANCQKIEVVEAAHPVPDAAGLAVAKRVLELVSNLNEDDRVIFLLSGGGSALLALPAEGLTLADKQHINKALLKSGATIGEMNCVRKHLSAIKGGRLAKACWPATVYTYAISDVPGDLATVIASGPTVADPSTSADALAILKRYNIEAPKAVIDWLNNPASETVKADDPALARSHFQLIAKPQQSLEAAAVKARQAGFSPLILGDLEGESREVAKVHAGIARQIVQHGQPLKAPCVILSGGETTVTVRGNGRGGRNAEFLLSLTENLKGLPGVYALAGDTDGIDGSEENAGAFMTPSSYARAEALGLSASDELDNNNGYGYFAALDALIVTEPTRTNVNDFRAILILETPQS, encoded by the coding sequence ATGTCGGTCGATCCGCAAAAAATTCTTCGCGAGCTGTTCGACACAGCCATCGCCGCCGCCCACCCGCGCCAAGTCCTCGAACCCTACCTGCCCGCCGACCGCAGCGGCCGGGTCATCGTCATCGGCGCCGGCAAGGCCGCAGCCGCCATGGCCGAAGTGGTCGAGAAAAGCTGGCAGGGCGAAGTCTCCGGCCTCGTCGTCACCCGCTATGGCCACGGCGCCAACTGCCAGAAGATCGAAGTGGTCGAAGCCGCCCACCCGGTCCCCGATGCCGCCGGCCTGGCCGTGGCCAAACGCGTGCTGGAGCTGGTCAGTAATCTGAACGAAGACGACCGCGTCATCTTCCTGCTGTCTGGCGGTGGTTCGGCCCTGCTGGCGCTGCCCGCCGAGGGCCTGACCCTGGCTGACAAGCAACACATCAACAAAGCACTGCTCAAGTCCGGCGCCACCATCGGCGAGATGAACTGCGTGCGCAAGCACCTCTCGGCGATCAAGGGCGGCCGCCTGGCCAAAGCCTGCTGGCCGGCCACGGTCTACACCTATGCGATTTCCGATGTACCCGGCGACCTGGCCACGGTCATCGCCTCCGGCCCTACCGTCGCCGACCCGAGCACCAGCGCCGACGCCCTGGCCATCCTCAAGCGCTACAACATCGAGGCACCCAAGGCGGTCATCGACTGGCTCAACAACCCAGCGTCAGAAACCGTCAAGGCCGATGACCCGGCCCTGGCCCGCAGCCATTTCCAACTGATCGCCAAGCCCCAGCAGTCGCTGGAAGCCGCTGCGGTCAAAGCCCGCCAGGCCGGTTTCAGCCCGCTGATTCTCGGCGACCTGGAAGGCGAGTCGCGCGAAGTGGCCAAGGTGCATGCTGGCATTGCCCGGCAGATCGTCCAGCACGGCCAACCGCTGAAGGCGCCCTGTGTGATCCTGTCCGGTGGCGAAACCACCGTCACCGTGCGCGGCAATGGCCGTGGCGGGCGCAACGCCGAGTTCCTCCTCAGCCTCACCGAAAACCTCAAAGGCCTGCCGGGCGTTTACGCGCTGGCCGGTGACACCGACGGCATCGATGGCTCGGAAGAAAACGCCGGCGCCTTCATGACCCCGAGCAGCTATGCCCGCGCCGAAGCCCTGGGCCTGTCGGCCAGCGATGAACTGGACAACAACAACGGCTACGGCTACTTCGCCGCGCTTGATGCGTTGATCGTCACCGAGCCGACACGTACCAACGTCAACGACTTCCGCGCCATTCTGATCCTCGAGACTCCGCAATCATGA
- a CDS encoding class I SAM-dependent methyltransferase — protein MTSPIQTLEQHLLTALDPAPQETRRLFHGRGRCWPGLEQVTVDWLQGVLSVALFREPAEGQLAELEAMLGNLAQRPQWTGQAILIQHRYLPDSPGQWLWGEPCQQREVIEDGLTYLLDLGVRQNTGLFLDMRYGRRWVREQAAGKRVLNLFAYTCGFSVAAIAGGAEQVVNLDMAKSALSRGRDNHRLNGHDASRVAYLGHELFKSWGKVRKYGPYDLIIIDPPTFQKGSFVLTQDYAKILRRLPELLSEGGTVLACVNDPGIGPEFLIEGMAEQAPALAFVERLENPPEFPDADPAGGLKALVFGQA, from the coding sequence ATGACTTCACCGATCCAGACCCTCGAACAGCATCTGCTTACTGCCCTCGACCCCGCCCCCCAGGAAACCCGCCGCCTGTTCCACGGCCGCGGCCGCTGCTGGCCGGGCCTGGAACAGGTGACGGTGGACTGGCTGCAAGGCGTGCTGTCGGTGGCGCTGTTCCGCGAACCCGCTGAAGGCCAACTGGCCGAGCTGGAAGCCATGCTGGGTAATCTCGCCCAGCGCCCGCAATGGACCGGACAGGCCATCCTCATTCAGCACCGCTACCTGCCGGACAGCCCTGGCCAATGGCTATGGGGCGAGCCATGCCAGCAGCGAGAGGTGATCGAGGACGGCCTGACCTACTTGCTGGACCTGGGCGTGCGGCAAAACACCGGCCTGTTCCTGGACATGCGCTATGGCCGGCGTTGGGTTCGTGAACAGGCGGCGGGCAAGCGGGTGCTCAACCTGTTTGCCTATACCTGCGGTTTTTCGGTGGCGGCCATCGCGGGTGGCGCCGAGCAGGTGGTGAACCTGGACATGGCCAAGTCGGCGTTGTCCCGTGGGCGTGACAACCACCGGCTCAATGGCCACGATGCATCGCGGGTGGCGTACCTGGGGCATGAGCTGTTCAAGTCCTGGGGCAAGGTGCGCAAGTACGGGCCCTATGACCTGATCATCATCGACCCGCCGACCTTCCAGAAGGGGAGCTTCGTGTTGACTCAGGATTACGCGAAGATTTTGCGGCGTTTGCCTGAGTTGTTGAGCGAAGGCGGGACGGTGTTGGCGTGTGTCAACGACCCGGGGATCGGGCCGGAGTTTCTGATCGAAGGCATGGCCGAGCAGGCGCCGGCGTTGGCCTTTGTCGAGCGGTTGGAGAACCCGCCGGAGTTTCCTGATGCCGACCCGGCTGGGGGCTTGAAGGCCTTGGTGTTCGGGCAGGCCTGA
- a CDS encoding sulfate ABC transporter substrate-binding protein codes for MKKLFTASLLAAGLALGNLAQAAPTLLNVSYDVMRDFYKDYNPAFQKHWEAEHNEKVNVQMSFGGSSKQARAVIDGLPADVITMNMATDINALVDHGKLVPDNWVTRLPNNSAPFTSATVFIVRKGNPKALKDWPDLLKDGVQVIVPNPKTSGNGRYTYLSAWGYVLKQGGDESKARDFVGKLFKQAPVLDTGGRAATTTFMTNQIGDVLVTFENEAEMIAREFGRDQFEVVYPSVSAEAEPPVSVVDKVVAKKGTQAAAEEYLKYLWSPAAQEIAANNYLRPRDAAVLAKYTDRFPKVDFLSVEKTFGDWRTVQKTHFNDGGVFDQIYTNQ; via the coding sequence GTGAAAAAACTCTTCACCGCCTCGCTGCTCGCCGCAGGCCTGGCCCTCGGTAACCTCGCCCAGGCCGCCCCGACCCTGCTCAACGTCTCCTACGACGTGATGCGCGACTTCTACAAGGACTACAACCCAGCCTTCCAGAAGCACTGGGAAGCCGAGCACAACGAGAAGGTCAATGTGCAGATGTCCTTCGGTGGTTCGAGCAAGCAAGCGCGCGCGGTGATTGATGGCCTGCCGGCCGATGTCATCACCATGAACATGGCCACCGACATCAACGCCCTGGTCGACCACGGCAAGCTGGTGCCGGACAACTGGGTCACGCGCCTGCCGAACAACAGCGCACCGTTCACTTCGGCCACCGTGTTCATCGTGCGCAAGGGCAACCCCAAGGCACTCAAAGACTGGCCTGACCTGCTCAAGGACGGCGTGCAAGTGATCGTACCCAACCCCAAGACCTCGGGTAACGGCCGCTACACCTACCTGTCGGCGTGGGGCTATGTGCTCAAACAAGGCGGTGACGAGAGCAAGGCCCGAGATTTCGTCGGCAAGCTGTTCAAGCAGGCGCCGGTGCTCGACACCGGTGGCCGCGCCGCCACCACTACCTTCATGACCAACCAGATCGGCGACGTGCTGGTGACCTTCGAAAACGAAGCCGAAATGATCGCCCGCGAGTTCGGCCGCGATCAGTTCGAAGTGGTCTACCCGAGTGTGTCCGCCGAAGCCGAGCCACCGGTGAGTGTGGTCGACAAGGTAGTCGCGAAAAAAGGTACCCAGGCCGCGGCCGAGGAATACTTGAAGTACCTGTGGTCGCCAGCGGCACAGGAAATCGCGGCGAACAACTACCTGCGCCCGCGTGATGCAGCGGTGTTGGCCAAGTACACCGACCGCTTCCCGAAAGTGGACTTCCTGTCGGTGGAAAAAACCTTTGGTGACTGGCGCACCGTGCAGAAAACCCACTTCAACGACGGTGGCGTGTTCGACCAGATCTACACCAACCAGTAA
- the pyk gene encoding pyruvate kinase, with translation MTPDKKVKILATLGPATKGIDDIRQLVEAGVNIFRLNFSHGEHADHALRYQWIREVEQQLNYPLGILMDLQGPKLRVGRLAEGKVQLQRGQSLRLDLDTTPGNSERVNLPHPEIIAALEPGMDLLVDDGRLRLRVTAKHADAIDTTVLNGGELSDRKGVNVPQAVLDLSPLTEKDRRDLTFGLELGVDWVALSFVQRPEDITEARQLIGDRAYLMAKIEKPSAVEQLQAIAELSDAIMVARGDLGVEVPAESVPQIQKRIIGTCRQLGKPVVVATQMLESMRFSPAPTRAEVTDVANAVAEGADAVMLSAETASGDYPLEAVQMMSKIIRQVENGPDYQAQLDVGRPKAEATVSDAISCAIRRISGILPVAVLVNYSESGASTLRAARERPRAPILNLTPNLNTARRLSVAWGVHSVVNDRLRQVDEICSTALEIAQAQGMASRGDTLLITAGVPFGKPGSTNTLRIETLV, from the coding sequence ATGACGCCTGATAAAAAAGTCAAAATCCTCGCCACCCTCGGCCCTGCAACCAAGGGTATTGACGACATCCGCCAGCTGGTCGAAGCCGGGGTGAACATCTTCCGCCTCAACTTCAGCCACGGCGAGCACGCCGACCACGCCCTGCGCTACCAGTGGATCCGCGAAGTCGAGCAGCAGCTGAACTACCCGCTGGGCATCCTCATGGACCTGCAAGGGCCTAAGCTGCGCGTTGGCCGCCTGGCCGAAGGCAAGGTGCAACTGCAGCGCGGCCAGTCACTGCGCCTGGACCTGGACACGACGCCGGGCAACAGCGAGCGGGTCAACCTGCCCCACCCGGAAATCATCGCCGCGCTGGAACCGGGCATGGACCTGCTGGTGGACGACGGCCGCCTGCGCCTGCGGGTGACCGCCAAGCACGCCGACGCCATCGACACCACCGTGCTGAACGGCGGCGAATTGTCCGACCGCAAGGGGGTGAACGTGCCCCAAGCGGTGCTGGACCTCTCCCCGCTCACCGAGAAAGACCGCCGCGACCTGACTTTTGGCCTTGAGCTTGGTGTGGACTGGGTGGCCCTGTCGTTCGTCCAGCGCCCAGAAGACATTACCGAAGCACGCCAGTTGATCGGTGACCGCGCCTACCTGATGGCCAAGATCGAGAAGCCCTCCGCCGTCGAACAGCTGCAAGCGATCGCCGAGCTCTCCGATGCAATCATGGTGGCCCGTGGCGACCTGGGCGTGGAAGTGCCGGCCGAAAGCGTGCCGCAGATCCAGAAGCGCATCATTGGCACCTGCCGCCAGCTGGGCAAACCGGTGGTGGTGGCCACGCAGATGCTCGAATCGATGCGTTTCTCGCCCGCCCCGACCCGCGCCGAAGTCACCGACGTGGCCAACGCCGTGGCCGAAGGCGCCGATGCGGTGATGCTGTCGGCCGAGACCGCGTCGGGCGACTACCCGCTGGAAGCCGTGCAGATGATGAGCAAGATCATTCGCCAGGTGGAAAACGGCCCGGATTACCAAGCCCAGCTCGACGTGGGCCGGCCAAAAGCCGAAGCCACTGTGTCGGACGCCATCAGCTGCGCGATCCGCCGTATCAGCGGCATCCTGCCGGTGGCGGTGCTGGTCAACTATAGCGAGTCGGGCGCCTCGACCCTGCGCGCCGCCCGCGAGCGACCACGGGCGCCGATCCTCAACCTGACGCCAAACCTGAACACTGCGCGCCGCCTCAGCGTGGCCTGGGGTGTGCACTCGGTGGTCAACGACCGCCTGCGCCAGGTTGACGAAATTTGCTCGACTGCGCTGGAGATTGCCCAGGCACAAGGCATGGCCAGCCGCGGCGACACGCTGTTGATTACTGCCGGTGTGCCTTTCGGCAAGCCGGGTTCGACTAATACGCTGCGGATCGAGACCTTGGTCTAA